One genomic region from Vitreimonas flagellata encodes:
- a CDS encoding PQQ-dependent sugar dehydrogenase has product MRRLSFIAALLFAACSGGQSDGQTRAAGAPVEQGDANTDYQPAFAGQTRAPEQPSNVVITSEVIASGLDHPWAIAFLPDGRLLVTERAGRLRVVTRDGAMSAPVAGVPEVDARGQGGLLDVVVSPTFASDRLIYWSYAEPRGGGANSTSVARGRLSEDAGRLENVQRIFQQNPAWASRGHFGSRLVFDREGNLFVTLGDRQQNESRELAQDLSVHIGKVVRINLDGAALADNPFVGQASARAEIWSYGHRNVQGADLHPETGELWTIEHGPRGGDELNLTRAGRNYGWPVVSYGIEYRGGAINAGITSQEGMEQPNYYWDPVIAPGDMDFYRGELFPWRGDLLIAGLTTQSIVRLALDGERVAGEERFALNLGRVRDIAESEDGALWIVTDEADGRLLRLTPQR; this is encoded by the coding sequence ATGCGCCGCTTGAGCTTCATTGCCGCTCTGCTTTTCGCCGCATGTTCTGGCGGGCAAAGCGACGGCCAGACCAGAGCGGCCGGTGCGCCGGTCGAGCAGGGCGACGCCAACACAGATTATCAACCGGCCTTTGCGGGACAAACGCGCGCGCCCGAGCAGCCGAGCAATGTCGTGATCACCTCCGAGGTGATTGCCAGCGGCCTCGATCATCCTTGGGCGATCGCATTTTTGCCAGACGGCCGCTTGCTCGTGACGGAGCGCGCCGGGCGCTTACGGGTCGTCACGCGAGACGGCGCGATGTCCGCTCCCGTGGCTGGAGTGCCGGAGGTCGATGCGCGTGGCCAAGGCGGATTGCTCGATGTTGTTGTGAGCCCCACCTTCGCCTCGGACCGCTTGATCTATTGGAGCTATGCCGAGCCGCGCGGCGGCGGGGCCAACAGCACAAGCGTCGCGCGCGGTCGTTTGAGCGAAGACGCAGGCCGTCTTGAGAACGTGCAGCGGATTTTCCAGCAGAACCCAGCTTGGGCCTCGCGCGGGCATTTCGGTTCGCGGCTCGTGTTCGATCGCGAAGGGAATCTCTTCGTCACGCTCGGCGATCGCCAACAGAATGAGTCGCGCGAGCTGGCGCAGGATTTGTCCGTGCATATCGGCAAGGTGGTCCGCATCAATCTTGATGGCGCAGCGCTCGCCGACAATCCGTTCGTGGGCCAAGCCAGTGCGCGTGCGGAGATTTGGTCGTACGGCCATCGCAACGTGCAAGGCGCCGACCTGCATCCGGAAACTGGCGAGCTTTGGACGATCGAGCACGGCCCGCGCGGCGGCGATGAACTCAATCTTACGCGCGCCGGCCGCAATTACGGCTGGCCGGTTGTCTCTTACGGCATCGAATATCGTGGCGGCGCCATCAACGCGGGGATCACGTCGCAAGAGGGTATGGAACAGCCCAATTATTATTGGGACCCGGTGATCGCGCCTGGCGACATGGATTTCTATCGCGGAGAGCTCTTTCCGTGGCGCGGCGATCTCCTCATCGCGGGCCTCACCACGCAATCCATTGTGAGATTGGCGCTCGATGGCGAGCGCGTGGCGGGTGAAGAGCGCTTTGCCCTTAATCTTGGTCGCGTGCGCGATATCGCTGAAAGCGAAGACGGTGCGCTCTGGATCGTCACCGATGAAGCCGACGGGCGCTTGCTGCGCTTGACGCCGCAGCGTTGA
- a CDS encoding MarR family winged helix-turn-helix transcriptional regulator → MASAKRKPSPAELLVLEDFLPYRLSILSNRVSRAIAARYAETFDLSIPEWRVIAVLGRTPNLTAKEIAEATEMDKVAVSRAVARLVSSKRVQARADRDDARRQILSLTAQGENVHARIAPIALASEEKLLSALSTKERAHLDALLDRLLVAARAL, encoded by the coding sequence ATGGCAAGCGCAAAGCGGAAACCGAGCCCGGCGGAACTTCTAGTTCTGGAGGATTTCCTCCCCTACCGGCTCTCGATCCTCTCCAACCGGGTCAGTCGTGCGATCGCGGCGCGTTACGCAGAAACCTTTGATCTCTCCATTCCGGAATGGCGCGTGATCGCTGTGTTGGGACGCACGCCGAACCTCACCGCCAAGGAGATCGCCGAAGCGACGGAGATGGATAAGGTCGCCGTCTCGCGGGCTGTGGCGCGGCTTGTTAGTTCCAAACGCGTGCAGGCGCGCGCCGATCGCGACGATGCGCGCCGACAAATTCTCTCGCTCACCGCACAAGGTGAAAACGTGCACGCCCGTATCGCGCCGATTGCGCTCGCGAGCGAAGAGAAATTGCTTAGCGCACTCTCCACGAAGGAACGGGCACACTTAGACGCACTGCTCGATCGTTTGCTGGTTGCCGCACGCGCCTTGTGA
- a CDS encoding DUF4168 domain-containing protein: MTRSSLFGAAALVAALGMTAPTLAFAQEQPAQAQASTTFTDAQVTAFAAASTEIDPISQRLANATEAQRTEGATQIRAILQRHNLDAATYNAIATQAQTDTALQARINAARTAAPAAAETPSQQ; the protein is encoded by the coding sequence ATGACGCGATCTTCATTGTTTGGCGCAGCCGCACTTGTGGCTGCGCTCGGCATGACCGCGCCGACGCTTGCGTTCGCGCAGGAACAACCTGCGCAAGCCCAAGCATCGACGACTTTCACCGACGCGCAAGTTACCGCGTTCGCAGCGGCGAGCACGGAGATCGATCCGATCTCACAACGCCTCGCCAACGCGACGGAAGCGCAGCGCACGGAAGGGGCCACGCAAATCCGCGCGATCCTGCAACGCCACAACTTGGACGCCGCCACCTACAACGCGATCGCCACCCAAGCGCAAACCGATACGGCGCTGCAGGCGCGTATCAATGCCGCGCGCACCGCGGCCCCTGCGGCCGCCGAAACGCCTTCGCAACAATAA
- the lptB gene encoding LPS export ABC transporter ATP-binding protein, translated as MSPEGAASRSTKSETAQGGLGAVSIGKSYRGRRVVKDVSVHVNRGEVVGLLGPNGAGKTTCFYMITGLVRVDQGQILLDGQDVTTLPMYQRARLGVGYLPQEPSIFRGLTVEQNVMSIVELTERNSAKRREIVDGLLAELHVDHLKNSPASALSGGERRRVEIARALATRPSFMLLDEPFAGIDPLAIDDIRKLILFLKERGLGVLITDHNVRETLTIVDRASIMFDGEVLFEGSPQEVRSNQAVRERYLGKDFN; from the coding sequence ATGAGCCCCGAGGGCGCTGCAAGCCGTTCGACCAAGTCTGAAACCGCCCAAGGCGGGCTCGGCGCGGTCTCGATCGGGAAATCCTATCGCGGCCGCCGCGTGGTGAAAGACGTGTCAGTGCACGTCAATCGCGGCGAGGTCGTCGGTCTGTTGGGCCCCAACGGAGCAGGCAAAACCACCTGCTTCTATATGATCACGGGGCTCGTGCGCGTGGACCAGGGGCAAATCTTGTTGGACGGCCAGGACGTCACAACGCTGCCCATGTACCAGCGCGCCAGATTGGGCGTTGGCTACTTGCCGCAAGAACCATCTATCTTCCGTGGTCTAACTGTCGAACAGAACGTCATGTCGATCGTCGAGCTGACTGAGCGCAACAGCGCAAAGCGCCGCGAGATCGTCGACGGGCTGCTCGCCGAATTGCACGTCGATCACCTGAAAAATTCGCCCGCCTCCGCCCTCTCGGGTGGTGAGCGTCGGCGAGTGGAGATCGCGCGCGCTTTGGCGACGCGGCCGTCGTTCATGTTGCTCGATGAGCCTTTCGCCGGCATTGACCCACTCGCTATCGATGACATCCGCAAGCTGATCCTGTTCTTGAAAGAACGCGGTCTGGGTGTCCTGATCACCGACCACAACGTGCGCGAAACGCTCACGATCGTGGATCGGGCTTCGATCATGTTCGACGGTGAAGTGTTATTCGAGGGATCGCCCCAAGAGGTGCGCTCGAACCAAGCCGTCCGCGAAAGGTATCTCGGCAAAGACTTCAACTAG
- a CDS encoding LptA/OstA family protein, whose amino-acid sequence MRPVAFVIAAGAFFLAALSAAPAHAQLSENGGPVSYSADNLEYFDGERRLVLTGDVDIVQNDARLRADRITLFFSQSSGGGAQGGQAGLGSGDIQRMIAEGEVYYVRPAQSARGNRAIYEVAQDAVTFTGNVVVASEENVIRGETLVLQIGNRRTTIRPTPGQRVRGVFVPRNNPQGGSGN is encoded by the coding sequence ATGAGGCCCGTAGCATTTGTGATTGCCGCCGGTGCGTTCTTCCTCGCCGCCTTGTCGGCCGCGCCAGCGCACGCCCAGCTCTCCGAGAATGGCGGACCGGTCTCCTATTCCGCTGATAACCTTGAATATTTTGACGGTGAGCGACGCTTGGTGCTGACCGGCGACGTCGACATCGTCCAAAACGACGCGCGCCTGCGGGCTGACCGGATCACGCTCTTCTTCAGCCAGTCCTCCGGCGGCGGCGCGCAAGGCGGCCAGGCAGGCCTCGGTTCGGGCGACATCCAGCGCATGATCGCCGAGGGCGAGGTCTATTATGTCCGCCCGGCCCAATCCGCGCGCGGCAACCGCGCTATCTATGAGGTCGCGCAGGACGCGGTGACCTTCACCGGCAATGTCGTGGTGGCCAGCGAAGAGAACGTGATCCGCGGCGAAACCCTGGTTCTGCAGATCGGCAACCGCCGCACGACCATCCGGCCGACGCCGGGCCAACGGGTCCGCGGTGTGTTCGTACCGCGCAACAATCCCCAGGGCGGGTCAGGCAATTAA
- the hppD gene encoding 4-hydroxyphenylpyruvate dioxygenase: MADLFENPIGTDGFEFVEFTSPEPEKLAAYFEQIGFTAVAKHRSKNVVRYKQNDINFILNMEPSGQAAQFRSEHGPSANAMAFRVRDAKHAFEEAVKRGAEPVEGKVGPMELNIPAIKGIGGAYIYLVDRYGAQSIYDIDFKPIEGADESKNSIGLTYLDHLTHNVFRGNMKTWADYYERIFNFREIRYFDIEGKVTGLFSKAMTSPDGKIRIPLNESKGEEGKVDQIEEYLQRYKGEGIQHLAFGTDNLYEVVDRLRARGVELQDTIEAYFDLIDKRLPGHGEPVEELRKRRILIDGAPSEGQGLLLQIFGKDAIGPIFFEFIQRKGNEGFGEGNFKALFESIELDQIRRGVLKAS; encoded by the coding sequence ATGGCCGATTTGTTCGAGAATCCGATTGGGACCGATGGTTTTGAGTTCGTCGAATTCACTTCGCCCGAACCAGAAAAGCTTGCCGCGTATTTCGAACAAATCGGCTTCACCGCAGTCGCCAAGCACCGCAGCAAGAATGTCGTCCGCTACAAGCAGAACGACATCAATTTCATCCTGAACATGGAGCCGAGTGGTCAGGCCGCCCAGTTCCGCTCCGAGCACGGGCCCTCGGCCAACGCCATGGCGTTTCGCGTGCGCGACGCCAAGCACGCTTTCGAGGAAGCGGTGAAGCGCGGGGCCGAGCCGGTCGAAGGCAAAGTCGGGCCCATGGAACTCAACATCCCGGCCATCAAAGGCATCGGCGGCGCTTACATCTATCTGGTCGATCGCTACGGCGCACAGAGCATTTACGACATCGACTTCAAGCCGATCGAAGGCGCCGACGAATCCAAGAATAGCATCGGCCTCACCTATCTCGATCACCTCACGCACAACGTCTTCCGCGGCAACATGAAGACGTGGGCGGACTATTACGAGCGCATCTTCAATTTCCGCGAGATCCGCTATTTCGACATCGAAGGCAAAGTCACGGGCCTCTTCTCGAAAGCCATGACAAGCCCGGACGGCAAGATTCGCATTCCGCTCAATGAGTCGAAAGGCGAAGAAGGCAAGGTCGATCAGATCGAAGAATATTTGCAGCGCTACAAGGGCGAGGGGATCCAGCACTTGGCCTTTGGCACGGACAATCTCTATGAGGTCGTCGATCGCCTGCGGGCGCGCGGTGTCGAGCTGCAAGACACCATTGAGGCCTATTTCGACCTCATCGACAAACGCCTGCCGGGCCACGGCGAGCCAGTTGAAGAATTGCGCAAGCGCCGCATCCTGATCGACGGTGCGCCCAGCGAAGGCCAAGGCTTGTTGCTGCAGATTTTCGGCAAAGACGCGATAGGCCCGATCTTCTTTGAGTTCATCCAACGCAAGGGCAATGAAGGCTTCGGCGAGGGCAATTTCAAAGCGCTGTTCGAGTCCATCGAACTCGACCAAATCCGCCGTGGCGTGTTGAAGGCCAGCTGA
- the rpoN gene encoding RNA polymerase factor sigma-54, with the protein MAMTPRLELRQGQSLVMTPQLQQAIKLLQLSNFELQEFVEGELERNPLLEREESSAEAKKESGDAEQLEFESGMTPNEAALDVSVADMAPDLSAGELLEAGAAPLTDWSKASSGKSFDDLPGLEDTLTQDISLAEHLDAQLTEAGLSAVDRLIGGVLIDAVDDWGYMRTDTRELADRLGVAEADVLRVLTTMQGFEPTGVMARDIPECLALQLKERGRFDPAMEALVRNLDLLAKGHFDRLMTACGVDREDLTDMIAEVRALTPKPGAGFGGGAVQSVAPDVYVKQAPDGTWHVELNSDTMPRVLMNQRYYATVSKTAKREEDKQFLTECAANASWLVKSLDQRAKTILKVAREIVRQQDAFFVQGVAHLRPLNLKTVAAAIEMHESTVSRVTSNKYLSCERGVFELKYFFTASINAADGGEAHSAEAVRYQIKGLIDGENAEEILSDDRIVEILREKGIDIARRTVAKYRESLRIPSSVERKRKLAHGI; encoded by the coding sequence ATGGCGATGACCCCTCGCTTAGAGCTGCGCCAGGGCCAGTCCCTGGTGATGACGCCGCAATTGCAGCAGGCGATCAAGCTGCTGCAACTCTCCAACTTCGAGCTGCAAGAATTCGTCGAAGGCGAGCTCGAGCGCAATCCGCTGTTGGAGCGCGAAGAGAGCTCGGCCGAAGCGAAGAAGGAAAGCGGCGACGCCGAGCAGCTTGAATTCGAAAGCGGCATGACGCCAAACGAAGCCGCGCTTGATGTGTCTGTCGCCGACATGGCGCCGGATTTGAGCGCTGGCGAATTGCTTGAAGCGGGTGCGGCGCCCCTCACCGATTGGTCGAAGGCGTCGTCGGGCAAGAGCTTCGATGATCTGCCCGGTCTTGAAGACACGCTCACGCAAGACATCTCGCTCGCCGAGCATCTCGATGCGCAACTCACCGAAGCTGGCTTGAGCGCGGTCGATCGTTTGATCGGCGGCGTGCTGATCGATGCGGTGGACGATTGGGGCTATATGCGCACCGACACGCGCGAGCTGGCCGATCGCCTGGGCGTGGCCGAAGCCGACGTGCTGCGCGTGCTGACGACCATGCAGGGCTTCGAGCCTACCGGCGTGATGGCGCGCGACATTCCGGAATGCTTGGCGCTGCAGCTCAAAGAGCGCGGCCGCTTCGATCCGGCGATGGAAGCGCTCGTGCGCAATCTCGACCTGCTCGCCAAAGGCCATTTCGATCGTTTGATGACGGCGTGCGGCGTCGACCGCGAAGATCTGACCGACATGATCGCCGAAGTGCGTGCGCTCACGCCCAAGCCCGGCGCAGGGTTTGGCGGCGGCGCGGTGCAATCGGTCGCGCCCGATGTCTATGTGAAGCAAGCGCCGGACGGCACGTGGCACGTTGAATTGAATTCCGACACCATGCCGCGCGTGCTGATGAACCAGCGCTATTACGCGACCGTGTCGAAGACGGCCAAGCGCGAAGAAGACAAGCAATTCCTCACCGAATGCGCCGCAAACGCGTCATGGCTGGTCAAGAGCCTCGATCAGCGCGCCAAGACGATCCTCAAAGTCGCGCGCGAGATCGTGCGCCAGCAGGACGCGTTCTTCGTGCAAGGCGTCGCGCATCTGCGCCCGCTCAATCTGAAAACTGTCGCCGCCGCGATCGAGATGCATGAATCGACGGTGAGCCGCGTCACCTCGAACAAATATCTCTCCTGCGAACGCGGCGTGTTTGAGCTGAAATATTTCTTCACCGCCTCGATCAATGCCGCCGATGGCGGCGAAGCACACTCGGCCGAAGCCGTGCGCTACCAGATCAAAGGCCTCATCGACGGCGAGAACGCGGAAGAAATTCTGAGCGACGACCGCATCGTCGAAATCCTGCGCGAAAAAGGCATCGATATCGCCCGTCGCACCGTCGCGAAGTATCGCGAAAGCTTGCGCATCCCGAGCAGCGTGGAGCGAAAGCGGAAGCTGGCGCACGGGATCTAA
- the lptC gene encoding LPS export ABC transporter periplasmic protein LptC — protein sequence MTATAHYATFEWEPKRAQTLRAARRRSRLVGALRRFFVAGAGASLAAVFVFMGLHAIEGGFNAGSLSAAEPLRMINPRFIGSTESGGPYQLSAEIAERAPGENQPIELISPVYRTEAGTIMLAPRGIYDEQAATVVFDGEVLFSDSGGNRFTTPSMVVDLDQGTLTGRGGVTGAGPLGVLQAGSYELRDSDRALVLRGGVRGQIPDRDPQNGETTP from the coding sequence ATGACCGCCACCGCCCACTACGCCACTTTCGAATGGGAACCGAAGCGCGCACAGACGCTGCGCGCGGCGCGTCGCCGTTCGCGCCTGGTGGGGGCGCTGCGCCGGTTTTTCGTGGCGGGCGCAGGCGCGTCGTTGGCGGCGGTGTTCGTGTTTATGGGGCTGCACGCGATCGAAGGCGGCTTCAATGCGGGCTCGCTCTCCGCGGCCGAGCCGCTGCGCATGATCAATCCGCGCTTTATCGGCAGCACCGAAAGCGGCGGCCCCTATCAGCTTTCGGCCGAGATCGCCGAGCGCGCGCCGGGGGAGAACCAGCCCATCGAATTGATTTCGCCGGTTTATCGCACCGAAGCCGGCACCATCATGCTGGCCCCGCGCGGCATCTATGACGAGCAAGCCGCGACCGTGGTGTTCGACGGCGAGGTGCTGTTCTCCGATAGCGGCGGCAATCGCTTCACCACGCCGAGCATGGTGGTGGACCTCGACCAGGGCACTTTGACCGGCCGAGGCGGCGTGACCGGCGCAGGCCCCCTTGGCGTGCTCCAGGCCGGGTCCTATGAATTGCGGGACAGTGACCGCGCGTTGGTGCTTCGCGGCGGTGTCAGGGGACAGATCCCGGACCGGGATCCACAGAATGGGGAAACGACGCCATGA